From the genome of Mycoplasma sp. 1578d:
AAGCAGCTACAGCTGCTTTTCTTTTTACTCAAATAAACTTCTTTGTTTATTTGAAAGTTTACTATGTTTAATAATTACTATAGCTTCTGGTCCGGTGTGAATAGAAATTACTGGGGGAATATATGATATTAATGGATTAATTTGATAATTTTCTTTAACATATTCAATATATTTATCAATTTCAGGATTTTGTGAATGTAAAATGATTAAATCTAAGTTCTTTAGTTCCTGTTTATGTAAATTTGCTAATTTATTTTCAATACAATTAAGAATTGTTTTTGAAAATACCCGACCAATTCCCTCTTTTTCTAATTTACCATTTTCAAATTTAATCATAGGAATAATTTTTAATAAATTAGCAACAGCAGCTGCTCCAGGAGTTAAGCGTCCACCTTTGACTAAAAAATTATTATACTTAGGAATTAATGTTACTGAATATTGGCAAGGATTATTTTCAATTTTCTTAATTGCCTCATTTAACGAAACTCCAGAGTCAATTAAATGTTCAAATTCAATGACTTTTAAGCTAATTAATTGTGCAACATCAAGTGAGTTAATGACATAGACATTTTTAAAATTATTTGAAAAATTTACTAAATTTTGATATTCACCTGATAATTTTTCTGAAAGTGGAAAAACCACTACTGCATCAAATGTATTTGAAAGTTGTTCAAATAAATTCAAAACATATCCAATGTTTGTCGAACTTGTTTTAGCTCCACTTGAATTTTTAGAAAATTTGTCAAACAAGTTTTCACTAGTGAGGTCAATTCCGTCAAGATAATTTTTATTATCAATTTGAATATTTAACGGAAGATAAAATCAACCTCGATTTTTGGCTTGTTTTTCAGTCAGTCCACAAGATGAACTTATAACAATAGCTATCTTTTTCATATGTTTAATTATTATAAGATATTTAATGTAAAATATAATAATATGATTTTAGTGCATAAATTAAGCGATCAATTTAGTAATTGTGCGATTTTAACAATTGATACAAGCATCAAACCAACCAAGCAAATTAAAAGCGATAATTATCTCTTTTTTGTTGATGAGAATAATAAAGTTAATTCAATTAATGTGTTTAATAATGAATCATTACTTAATTCAAGTAATAAAGCTTTTTTTGCTTTAGATGAACAAGAAAGTTTAAAAATCAAAAAAATAGCTCATGATTTAAATTTACAAATTAATGATGGAAAAAAGTTTGTTTATGCTCAAATAATCAAACGTAATGTTCACCCCAAAAGTGATAAATTATTTGTTTTAACTTTATTTGACAATTCTAAAGAATTTCAAGTGGTCACTAATACACTTGATTCAATTCAAGGAAAAATTGTAGCTGTAGCACTTCCTGGTTCAATTAATGCAAACGGATTAGAAATTTTAGATGGCTCAATGTTGGATGTAAAAAGTAATGGCATGCTTATTGGATATGCTAGTTTGGGATTGCAAGACCAAGGTTTAGTTTTTGGTGATGAGAAAAATATCGGAGAGGAAGTTATATTTTAAAATGAATATTATTGAAGAATTTAAAAAACGTGGTGTTTTTAAACAAATTTCAAATTATGAAAAATTTCTTAATCTCCCCAAAAATAGTGGAGTTTATGTTGGTTTTGACCCCACAGCAGATAGTTTACATTTAGGAAATTATATTCAAATTATTAACTTACTCAGATTTAAAAAATACGGATATGAAATTATTGCAGTTTTAGGTGGGGCTACAGGAATGATTGGAGATCCATCATTTAAAGAAGCAGAAAGAATCTTACTTAATGAGCAGCAAATTAATCATAATAAGTCTAAAATTAAACAACAACTTGAGAAATTTGGCTTTAAAGTAGTTGATAATTATGATTTTTATAAAAACATGACCATAATTGATTTTTTAAGAGATATTGGAAAACTAGTGAATATTGCATATATTATGTCTAAAGATTCAATTGCATCACGGATTGAAAAAGGACTAAGTTTTACTGAATTTTCATATCAATTAATACAAGGTTGAGACTTTGTTCAACTTTATAAAGATTTCAATGTTAAAATCCAATTTGGCGGCTCAGATCAATGAGGTAATATTACAACTGGTCTTGATATGATCTCAACTCTATTTGGTTCACAACATCAAGCAATTGCATTAACTTCTCAACTTTTAACTGATCAAAATGGAAATAAATTTGGAAAATCGACCGGTGGAGGGAATAATTGATTAGCCAAAGAGAAAACCAAACCATATGATTTATATCAATTTTTACTTAACCAACCCGATTCACAAGTTGAAAAGCTACTGAAATGATTAACTTTTATTCAAATTCAAGAAATTGAAGATATCATGAAAAAGCATTTTGAGCAACCATCATTAAAATTGGCTCAAAAAAGATTAGCTTATGAAGTCATTAAAGATATTCATAGCGAACAAGATGCTAAAAATAGTCTTAATATTAGTGAAATCTTGTTTAACAAAAATCTTGATTTAAACAAATTTACTCTTAATGATATTAAAGGAATTGAGAATGAACTTAAAACTCTTGCAATTCCAGTTAATACTAATTTAGTTGAATTTTTAATTGACAATCAAATTTTAAAATCTAAGCGTGAAGCTAATGAATTTATCCAATTTAAATCGTTAAGAGTTAATTTGCAATCAATCACTCAAGAATTTTTAGTCAATTCAGAATTTTTTGAGAACCAATACGCTTTTCTTAATGTAGGTAAAAAACAATTTTATTTAATTAAAATAGTCAAATAAAACCCGCACTTTTTTGCGAGTTTTATTTTTTATTGACAAAAATAGGTATATAATTAACATATTACCAATTAGTAATATAAGGAGAAAAATGACAAAAAAAGTCAAGTGATTATCGCTTGGTCCAATCTCGATAGCACCTATTTTTGTGGCTATGAGTTGCAATACCCAAGCTGAACCAAAAGACAATAATGTACAAGATAGTGATTTTAGATCAAATGATTTAACAAAATTAACTTCAAAAATTTCACAAGCTAAAATTAATTCATTGCCAGAAAATGACAAAAATACTGTTAATTCATTAGTTGAATTATTTAAAGCTAATAACGAATTAATTGATAAATATGATCAAATCACAACAAAAGGTCCAGACGCATTAAATGGTAAATTTGGGCAAATATTTAAATTAATTGATGGAAAAGATAATAATTTATCAATTGTTGCTATTGCAAACAAAATTGCCTTAAAAATTAAAGCAACAGCTAAAGAAGGGAAAGAAGAATTAAGTAAAATTAACAAGTTGTTTGAGCACGTTGTTTTCAACAAGTTAGAAGATTTAACTGCTGATTTAAGAGAAGTCTTTAAAGACTATTCAAAAACCAAAATGCAAGAAAATTCAGTGAAATTAGTACAATACATTCTTCAAAAATCAAATAATAAATCAGATATTAAATACCTTGATGAAGAAGCGTTACCTTCAAACCAATATTTAGATAATGTACTTAATTCGCTTAATCAAGAAGTCACAAATATATATTTTGATGATAAATACTTTAATCAAACACAAAAAAATAGAACAATAGATTCAATCTTGGAAAAAGATTTTTCTTCATCTGAATCAACTGATGAACATAACCATGAGCATGCATCTAAAAATAAAATTGAATCTAATATGTTATTAGTTCAAATTAATGAATACAAAAAAAGCGACTCTTTTTCAGATAAGCTTAAAAATCTTACTAAAAAATTAGAAACTCAAATTCATGAAGATATTAATCTTCCAGTTGATCCCGAAACCATTGATTCTGAAGAAGAAATCATGAAAAAACACTCACATAATCACAAACATGATCACGATCATGGGCACAGTCACGAAACTGATGAAGAAAGCCATTCACACTCACATGCTTTAGCTAATTTAATGTACGATTTTTACCAATCTGTTCAAATTTTAGTTAAAAAAGTTAAAGTTAGTGAATTAGTTGAACAATTAAATAAATATAATCAAACTTTAGATAATGATCACAAAATTGATCAAGAAATTACAGCATTATCAAATTCTTTAGAAAATCTGAAAAAAGAATTTTCAACTTCAGTAGTCGAAAGTGCAAATGAGTTCTTTAAATCAACCGTTTTGCAAACAGACAAAATACACAATTTGATTATTAAAAGTTCTAAACTAGCTAATGTAACAATTAGAAACACAAAAACCAAATTGGCAAACGAAGAATAAAAATCTAACAAAAACAAAGAATGGCAAGCAAATCAAAGCTTGCTTTTTCTTATGAATTATGAAATATTTTCCAAAAAATATTTTTCTTAAGATTTTTTTGTTCTAATGATAAATATTTCCTTTTATAATTATTATAAAAATCAGCAGATTTTTTATTTATATATTTAATTTCATTGAGTTGACTTTTTAACTATAAACTGCTTTATTATTCGTTTGAATAGATAGCAAAGAAAAAGGTAAAAGTTTAAACTTTTGTTCTTATTTAAGAAAATTTATTTATTTTTCAGACATATTATGAAATTACTTATTTAAATCATTTTAAAACTTATCAAACACAGAAAGGACATTTTATATATGTCTAAAACTAAGATTATTGCGCTAACAGGTGGAGTTTTTTCATCCTTAGGAAAAGGATTAGTTTTAGCCTCGATTGGCCGGATTTTACATACTCAAAAATTTAAAGTAGCTACTCTAAAGCTTGATCCTTATTTAAATATTGACCCTGGGACTATGTCTCCAGTGCAACACGGAGAGATTTTTGTCACCCATGATGGAATGGAAGCAGATTTGGATTTAGGACATTATGAACGTTTTTTAGATTATCCAATCTCAAAAACTTCTTCTTTATCAGCTGGTCAAATTTATCAACAAGTTCTAACTAAAGAACGTGCTGGTGATTACTTAGGTAAAACAATCCAAATCGTTCCACATTTAACCAATGAAATTCACGAAAGGATCAATCAAATTATTGATAGTGATCCTGATTTAGATTTCTTGCTTATTGAGCTTGGAGGTACTGTTGGGGATATTGAATCATTACCATTTATTGAAGCATTACGTTCATATAAGTTCCATGATTCCACACGACAAATTTGTTTTATCCACGTTTCTCCGTTGATTAGATTAAATATTGGAAACGAAATTAAAACCAAACCAACTCAACATTCAGTTATGAAATTAAGAGAACACGGAATTATTCCTAATGTTCTAATTTTGCGTACCAGTTATCCATTTGATCAACAATTACATGAAAAAATTGCTTTATATTGCAACATTGATAATGATAAAATTTTCTATTCACAAGATGTTGACAATATTTATCTATTACCTCAATTGCTGTATGAGCAAAAAATTCACACTAAAATCTTTGAATTTTTTAAATTAGATGATCCAAGAACTAAGAATGATTTATCATCATGACTAACTTTTACTGATAGCATTGTTAAACTTAAAAAATCAACCTATAATGTGGCTCTTGTCGGAAAATACGTGCAATTAGCAGATTCATACCTATCAATTATTGAATCATTTAATCTTGCTAGTTATCATTTAGGAATTGATCTTAAATTAACTTTAATTGACGCAACTAAAATTAAATCTTATAAGCAAGCACAAGAAATGCTTGGTTCTTATGATGGAATTTGTGTTCCGTATGGATTTGGAAGTAGAGGAATTGAAGGCAAAATGTTTGCCATTCAATACGCAAGGGAACATCAAGTTCCATTTTTAGGAATTTGTTTAGGAATGCAGTTAGCTGTAATTGAATATGCTCGAAATGTGTTAAAGCTTACCAAAGCTAATTCAATGGAGTTTGATGTACAAACCCCAGATCCGCTTTTTACTATTCAACCAACCTTTCATAACACCAATCGTTTAGGAGGAACTTTATCTTTAGGAAGTTCTCAAGTTGCTATTAAACCTAATACCTTAGCATATGAAGTTTATCAATCATTAAATATTGTTGAACGTTATCGTCATAGATATGACTTTAATCCACAATATTTAGATAAATTCAATGACGGAAACTTTGTTTTTTCAGGGGTAAATAGTGCTGGAGCTGAATCTTTAATCGAGTTAAAAAACCATCCATTTTTTATCGCTTGTCAATTCCACCCTGAATTTTTATCTAAACCACTTAAACCACACCCATTATTTGTTGGTTTATTAAGTGCATTAATGAAAAAGAACCAATAATTACAATAAAAGTTAAAATGTTATATGAAAACACTCTTAAATTAATGTGCATTTTAAGTTGATTTTTTATCTAACTTTTCGCGTGTATTTTAAAATAAGAGTGTTTTTGTTTTTAAATGAAACAAAATTGTTTTACATTATATTAATTTTTTGCTTATCTTTATTTATCTTTTTTCATAATCTACACAAAAACAGGATATTTAGAATAATATAATTAATTTATCAATGATAATTAACTCTGAAACTTTATCTATATGATGTTCTGAATTTTTCTTTAATATGGTAAAATTTAAATGCTAATTTCAAACGGACAGGTTCTAGTTGAAAGACTAGACTATGGTGGTTTTAGCGCTAAAACAATCGTAATTTGACAACACGTTTATTTTGAAAAAACATATTACGAAAATTATTTATATAATCATAAAATTTTATTAACAAATAAAATAGAAAGGATATTATTATGGCAAAAATAGAGTTTGATCGTAGTAAAGAACACGTTAATGTTGGTACTATTGGACACGTTGACCACGGTAAAACTACATTAACAGCTGCGATTGCAACTGTTTTATCTAAGAAAGGGCTTTCAGAAGCACGTGATTATGCTTCTATTGATAATGCACCTGAAGAAAGAGCACGTGGAATTACTATTAACACTGCTCACATTGAATACGAAACTGAAAAACGTCACTATGCACACGTAGACTGTCCTGGACACGCCGATTATGTTAAAAACATGATTACAGGAGCTGCTCAAATGGACGGAGCTATCTTAGTTGTTGCTGCAACAGATGGTCCTATGCCTCAAACACGTGAACACATTCTTTTATCAAAACAAGTTGGTGTTCCTCGTATCGTTGTTTTCTTAAACAAATGCGATATGCTTGAAGGTGATGAAGAAATGATTGAGCTTGTTGAACTTGAAATTCGTGGACTTCTTTCAGATTATGGATTTGATGGAGACAATGCACCTATCATTCGTGGATCAGCACTTAAAGCACTTGAAGGTGATGCAAAATACGAAGAAAAAATTATGGAACTTATGGATGCTGTAGATACTTATATCGAAACTCCTGTTAAAGAATTTGAAAAACCATTCTTAATGGCTGTTGAAGACGTATTTACCATTACCGGACGTGGAACTGTTGCTACTGGACGTGTAGAACGTGGAAAATTAACACTTAACGAAGAAGTTGAAATCGTTGGGCTTAAAGCTACTAAAAAAACAGTTGTTACTGGAATTGAAATGTTCCGTAAAAACCTTAAAGAAGCTATGGCCGGAGATAATGCAGGTCTTTTACTTCGTGGAGTAAACCGTGATGATGTTGAACGTGGACAAGTTCTTGCTAAACCAGGATCAATCGTTCCTCACACTGAATTTGAAGCTGCAATCTACGTACTTAAAAAAGAAGAAGGTGGACGTCACACTCCATTCTTTAAAAACTATAAACCACAATTCTACTTCCGTACAACTGATGTTACTGGAGGAGTAGAATTTGAGCCTGGACGTGAAATGGTTATGCCTGGAGAAAACGTTAACCTTAAAGTTAAACTTATTGCTCCTATTGCCGTTGAAGAGGGAACTAAATTCTCTATTCGTGAAGGTGGACGTACTGTTGGTGCAGGATCAGTTACCAAAATTCTTAAATAATAATTCAACCAAAAAAAGGAACAGTACTAACTGTTCCTTTTTGCATGCTGTAATTGATTAAAATAATCCACCAAAACTACCAGATTTTAATTTTGAACGCATCTCGCTCATTCGTTTAGACATAGCATCAAAATCCGAAAGCAATTTATTAAACTCTTGAGCACTTCTTCCACTTCCTTTGAGGATACGTTCCTTAC
Proteins encoded in this window:
- a CDS encoding DegV family protein; amino-acid sequence: MKKIAIVISSSCGLTEKQAKNRGWFYLPLNIQIDNKNYLDGIDLTSENLFDKFSKNSSGAKTSSTNIGYVLNLFEQLSNTFDAVVVFPLSEKLSGEYQNLVNFSNNFKNVYVINSLDVAQLISLKVIEFEHLIDSGVSLNEAIKKIENNPCQYSVTLIPKYNNFLVKGGRLTPGAAAVANLLKIIPMIKFENGKLEKEGIGRVFSKTILNCIENKLANLHKQELKNLDLIILHSQNPEIDKYIEYVKENYQINPLISYIPPVISIHTGPEAIVIIKHSKLSNKQRSLFE
- the tapR gene encoding TyrS-associated PheT N-terminal domain-related protein TapR translates to MILVHKLSDQFSNCAILTIDTSIKPTKQIKSDNYLFFVDENNKVNSINVFNNESLLNSSNKAFFALDEQESLKIKKIAHDLNLQINDGKKFVYAQIIKRNVHPKSDKLFVLTLFDNSKEFQVVTNTLDSIQGKIVAVALPGSINANGLEILDGSMLDVKSNGMLIGYASLGLQDQGLVFGDEKNIGEEVIF
- the tyrS gene encoding tyrosine--tRNA ligase; the protein is MNIIEEFKKRGVFKQISNYEKFLNLPKNSGVYVGFDPTADSLHLGNYIQIINLLRFKKYGYEIIAVLGGATGMIGDPSFKEAERILLNEQQINHNKSKIKQQLEKFGFKVVDNYDFYKNMTIIDFLRDIGKLVNIAYIMSKDSIASRIEKGLSFTEFSYQLIQGWDFVQLYKDFNVKIQFGGSDQWGNITTGLDMISTLFGSQHQAIALTSQLLTDQNGNKFGKSTGGGNNWLAKEKTKPYDLYQFLLNQPDSQVEKLLKWLTFIQIQEIEDIMKKHFEQPSLKLAQKRLAYEVIKDIHSEQDAKNSLNISEILFNKNLDLNKFTLNDIKGIENELKTLAIPVNTNLVEFLIDNQILKSKREANEFIQFKSLRVNLQSITQEFLVNSEFFENQYAFLNVGKKQFYLIKIVK
- a CDS encoding CTP synthase, translated to MSKTKIIALTGGVFSSLGKGLVLASIGRILHTQKFKVATLKLDPYLNIDPGTMSPVQHGEIFVTHDGMEADLDLGHYERFLDYPISKTSSLSAGQIYQQVLTKERAGDYLGKTIQIVPHLTNEIHERINQIIDSDPDLDFLLIELGGTVGDIESLPFIEALRSYKFHDSTRQICFIHVSPLIRLNIGNEIKTKPTQHSVMKLREHGIIPNVLILRTSYPFDQQLHEKIALYCNIDNDKIFYSQDVDNIYLLPQLLYEQKIHTKIFEFFKLDDPRTKNDLSSWLTFTDSIVKLKKSTYNVALVGKYVQLADSYLSIIESFNLASYHLGIDLKLTLIDATKIKSYKQAQEMLGSYDGICVPYGFGSRGIEGKMFAIQYAREHQVPFLGICLGMQLAVIEYARNVLKLTKANSMEFDVQTPDPLFTIQPTFHNTNRLGGTLSLGSSQVAIKPNTLAYEVYQSLNIVERYRHRYDFNPQYLDKFNDGNFVFSGVNSAGAESLIELKNHPFFIACQFHPEFLSKPLKPHPLFVGLLSALMKKNQ
- the tuf gene encoding elongation factor Tu; its protein translation is MAKIEFDRSKEHVNVGTIGHVDHGKTTLTAAIATVLSKKGLSEARDYASIDNAPEERARGITINTAHIEYETEKRHYAHVDCPGHADYVKNMITGAAQMDGAILVVAATDGPMPQTREHILLSKQVGVPRIVVFLNKCDMLEGDEEMIELVELEIRGLLSDYGFDGDNAPIIRGSALKALEGDAKYEEKIMELMDAVDTYIETPVKEFEKPFLMAVEDVFTITGRGTVATGRVERGKLTLNEEVEIVGLKATKKTVVTGIEMFRKNLKEAMAGDNAGLLLRGVNRDDVERGQVLAKPGSIVPHTEFEAAIYVLKKEEGGRHTPFFKNYKPQFYFRTTDVTGGVEFEPGREMVMPGENVNLKVKLIAPIAVEEGTKFSIREGGRTVGAGSVTKILK